Proteins from a genomic interval of Rosa chinensis cultivar Old Blush chromosome 2, RchiOBHm-V2, whole genome shotgun sequence:
- the LOC121051290 gene encoding uncharacterized protein LOC121051290: MMRAHYFLALLTFLNPLFAAGASAPTGEWKPVDLRDPLVTDIGKFAVIEYNQRYKTDLFFRKVTKGTYKDEYYSPYSNATLYQLVLIVDADSSPDPKLAVYQTTVFRRQWDHLLKLRTFVKISK, encoded by the coding sequence ATGATGCGTGCTCATTACTTCCTCGCACTCCTCACCTTCCTTAATCCACTCTTCGCCGCAGGCGCTTCTGCTCCGACTGGTGAGTGGAAGCCTGTAGACCTCCGCGACCCGCTTGTGACAGATATCGGAAAGTTTGCAGTTATCGAATACAACCAGCGATATAAGACGGACTTGTTCTTTCGGAAGGTGACTAAAGGCACCTACAAGGATGAATATTATTCGCCGTATTCGAATGCCACCTTGTATCAGCTTGTCCTTATTGTTGATGCTGACTCAAGTCCTGACCCCAAACTTGCAGTTTATCAGACTACTGTCTTCCGTAGGCAGTGGGATCACTTGCTGAAATTGCGCACCTTTGTTAAGATTTCAAAATAA
- the LOC112189150 gene encoding uncharacterized protein LOC112189150 — translation MKSLLLFMVLVLFTSHMASMNQETLFESVEEASLRSENHTFETDSLKKLESGSNLWDHREEGQWGLVGGVKGGIDIGIEEVKAVEPVEHELGSEVPGQEQQIKMDFMEGHWRVDEEVKEEVKVEDENLGTVEHADMPREVLASQAEESEALQLTEGEEKRGVDDLGEVVVLEVEDIEEISDQLPENSELWDVVSPGNDESSQLYQTPSMANEVDLRSLVSDASNAFEVEGKVAVEPIHEMIESKMEGKEYSSNMMAEFVISETMDDDKTGLDGEFLNSGAEQKWGEELLNHMKSKTFYRAIAVGVTIFSVVAVSLALAFHLRRKKAISKDSSVIANTGSMKNLIIEQKKMIGKSAISEKYNSAVSNREGDNSIDQDVYSSFRRMSLSSNSNNSFDEGSEAYHSKAPRIELLGEFVVGEVSSSLRSGGLKNKMREGEESNYAVSSEKKSRSKAHSVSIQQQPSVSEFSYMGSLSHGSYTSEKKIKPTESEFSSMDTSHGSYTSEKIVKMKEGGKNGEVKVIATPLRRSSRIRSKTVMSP, via the exons ATGAAAAGTTTGCTTCTTTTCATGGTTCTAGTACTATTTACCTCACACATGGCTTCTATGAACCAGGAGACCCTCTTTGAGAGTGTTGAGGAGGCGTCTTTGAGGAGTGAGAACCATACATTTGAAACTGATTCATTGAAGAAACTCGAAAGTGGAAGTAATCTCTGGGATCATAGAGAAGAAGGGCAATGGGGTTTAGTAGGAGGAGTCAAAGGAGGTATTGATATAGGGATTGAGGAGGTAAAGGCGGTTGAACCTGTAGAACATGAGCTTGGAAGTGAAGTTCCGGGTCAAGAACAACAGATAAAAATGGATTTTATGGAAGGACACTGGAGAGTTGATGAGGAGGTTAAGGAGGAAGTGAAGGTTGAAGATGAGAATTTGGGAACTGTAGAACATGCTGATATGCCAAGAGAAGTGTTAGCATCACAAGCTGAAGAAAGTGAAGCTTTACAACTGActgaaggagaagagaaaagGGGAGTTGATGACTTGGGTGAAGTGGTAGTGCTAGAAGTTGAAGATATTGAAGAGATTTCTGATCAACTACCTGAGAATTCTGAGTTGTGGGATGTTGTATCTCCAGGAAATGATGAATCTTCTCAACTTTATCAGACACCATCTATGGCTAATGAGGTTGATCTTCGCAGTCTAGTGTCCGATGCTTCAAATGCTTTTGAAGTAGAAGGCAAGGTTGCAGTGGAGCCAATTCATGAAATGATTGAGAGCAAAATGGAGGGAAAAGAGTATTCTAGTAACATGATGGCTGAATTTGTTATATCAGAGACCATGGATGATGATAAAACAGGCCTTGATGGTGAATTTCTCAATTCAGGAGCAGAACAGAAATGGGGGGAGGAGCTACTCAACCACATGAAATCCAAGACATTTTATAGAGCTATTGCTGTTGGGGTCACAATATTTTCAGTAGTTGCAGTCTCTTTGGCTTTGGCGTTTCACTTGAGGCGAAAGAAGGCTATCAGCAAGGATTCTTCGGTGATAGCAAATACTGGTTCCATGAAGAATCTGATAATAGAGCAGAAGAAAATGATTGGGAAGTCTGCAATATCAGAGAAATACAACTCAGCAGTTTCCAACAGAGAAGGGGACAATAGCATTGATCAAGATGTTTACTCATCTTTTAGAAGGATGTCTTTGTCTTCCAATTCAAATAATTCATTTGATGAAGGTTCAGAAGCGTACCATAGCAAGGCACCAAGAATTGAATTGCTGGGTGAGTTTGTGGTTGGAGAGGTCAGCAGCTCTCTAAGAAGTGGTGGTTTGAAAAACAAGATGAGAGAAGGTGAAGAAAGCAATTATGCTGTTTCATCAGAGAAGAAGTCAAGAAGCAAGGCTCATTCAGTTTCAATTCAACAGCAGCCGTCTGTGTCAGAGTTTTCTTACATGGGTTCCCTTTCACATGGAAGCTATACTTCTGAGAAGAAGATAAAG CCAACTGAGTCAGAGTTCTCTTCCATGGATACTTCACATGGAAGCTATACTTCTGAGAAAATTGTCAAGATGAAG GAGGGTGGCAAAAATGGAGAAGTTAAAGTCATTGCAACCCCACTGAGGCGATCAAGCAGAATTCGCAGCAAAACAGTAATGTCCCCATGA